In one window of Palaemon carinicauda isolate YSFRI2023 chromosome 2, ASM3689809v2, whole genome shotgun sequence DNA:
- the LOC137614644 gene encoding uncharacterized protein — protein MFVLLFACCGMFHLAAGSGHCEKREGILESDKNNKITFDLPDLHETVIGFQLKSHGNTLISITISGPLKNNTQPFYYNYDQDKWRFIRITESEYRMPQERTINLKRAGISSPGRKFIASSSERVCWQMFLPNNNVAIPENEEPPPTPTPTERVNPTTDLHQETPNFTTSESTSIFLAIVCGLMALLVTGLGCYTCRLKRLFKRTNGGKVKTIHSEIPSILPDLFGRRNISGSTTTRQNNFHNTENVIYNLPIR, from the exons ATGTTTGTGCTGCTTTTCGCCTGCTGTGGAATGTTCCACCTTGCAGCTGGCTCAGGACATTGCGAAAAAC GTGAAGGCATCTTGGAaagtgataaaaacaataaaataacatttgatctccCAGATCTACATGAAACTGTCATCGGGTTCCAATTAAAGAGTCATGGTAACACCTTGATCAGCATAACAATTTCCGGACCATTAAAAAACAACACTCagcctttttattataattacgACCAAGATAAATGGCGTTTCATCAGAATAACAGAAAGC GAATACCGGATGCCTCAAGAAAGGACAATTAACCTGAAAAGGGCGGGGATTTCTTCACCTGGAAGGAAATTTATAGCATCCAGCAGCGAAAGAGTCTGCTGGCAAATGTTCCTCCCAAACAATAATGTTG CCATTCCAGAGAATGAGGAACCTcctccaactccaactccaacaGAACGAGTCAACCCAACCACTGATCTCCATCAAGAAACTCCCAACTTTACAACCTCAGAATCGACCTCCATCTTCCTGGCCATTGTGTGCGGACTCATGGCGTTGTTAGTGACTGGACTGGGTTGCTATACCTGTCGCTTGAAGAGATTGTTTAAGCGGACAAATGGAGGTAAGGTCAAAACCATTCATTCAG aaatcccGTCAATTCTACCTGATCTCTTCGGAAGAAGGAACATCTCAGGATCGACTACAACAAGGCAGAACAACTTTCACAACACAGAAAACGTTATCTACAATTTACCCATTCgctaa